Proteins encoded by one window of Gallaecimonas pentaromativorans:
- the bioH gene encoding pimeloyl-ACP methyl ester esterase BioH, whose product MSAPTLVMLHGWGVNGAVFSSLLPHLEGLDIRVVDLPGFGDAANEPSHREIDGLARALADKVPEDAVWLGWSLGGLAATQAAIKGYGRPRGLITLASSPSFVAEEHWPGIKPLVLKQFAGALEGDLQQVIDRFLAIQAMGAPSAKADIKLLREKVAERPLPSLEALAGGLAMLDNTDLRGELAALRLPFLRLYGRLDALVPVKQAELVDALAPGSRHQVFEHSSHAPFISHPEETAAAVRAFIGQFKGQ is encoded by the coding sequence ATGTCAGCACCCACCTTGGTGATGCTGCACGGTTGGGGTGTCAACGGTGCAGTGTTTTCTTCCTTGTTGCCCCATCTTGAGGGCCTGGACATAAGGGTGGTCGATCTACCCGGATTTGGCGATGCCGCCAATGAGCCATCGCACCGCGAAATCGACGGCCTGGCCAGGGCCCTGGCCGACAAAGTGCCCGAAGACGCGGTATGGCTGGGTTGGTCTTTGGGGGGGCTGGCTGCCACCCAGGCCGCCATCAAGGGGTATGGCCGGCCTCGGGGGCTTATCACCCTTGCCTCCAGCCCTTCCTTTGTGGCCGAGGAGCATTGGCCTGGTATTAAGCCTTTGGTGCTCAAGCAGTTCGCCGGCGCCCTTGAGGGGGACCTGCAGCAAGTGATTGACCGCTTCCTGGCCATTCAGGCTATGGGGGCACCCAGTGCCAAAGCCGATATCAAGCTGCTGCGCGAAAAGGTGGCTGAGCGGCCGCTACCAAGCCTTGAGGCTCTGGCTGGGGGCCTGGCCATGCTTGATAACACTGACCTTCGCGGCGAGCTGGCGGCACTGCGCCTGCCGTTTTTGCGCCTCTACGGCCGCCTCGACGCCCTGGTGCCTGTCAAGCAGGCCGAACTGGTAGACGCCCTGGCGCCAGGTAGCCGCCACCAGGTGTTTGAGCACAGCTCCCACGCGCCTTTTATTTCCCACCCAGAAGAGACGGCCGCAGCGGTGCGCGCCTTTATCGGCCAGTTCAAGGGCCAGTAA
- the dauA gene encoding C4-dicarboxylic acid transporter DauA gives MPHRAHLFSLKLAFALREALAEGYGPARLLKDVLAGLTVGIIAIPLSMALAIASGVPPQYGLYTAIIAGTLIALSGGSRFSISGPTAAFVVILYPIAQQFGLGGLLLASTMAGVMLLLMALLRLGRLIEYIPEAVTLGFTGGIAVVIATLQLKDFLGLTLTQMPEDYLHKVLALIEALPTAHWPSLLVAGLTLAMLLIWPKLKTPVPPHLPAVLLGTVVAYALNLMGLDVATIGSRFSYVLADGSQGAGIPPLLPHFSLPWLQAGPDGQPLELSWGLFKALLPAAFAIAMLGAIESLLCAVVLDGMTGRRHSANSELLGQGIGNIITPFFGGITATAAIARSTANFRAGASSPLAAVIHALVVLLGLVLLGPWLAYLPMPAMAALLMLVAWNMSEAPKSLKMLKSAPKGDIWVLVTCFSLTVLFDMVVAITAGILLACVLFMKDLAAMTRISDISGNRRQVPNPLPPGWHVFKISGPLFFAAADRIFGELAAMSRDAKGLVLYMDGVPLLDAGGLAALNKLVERCQKEQTQLLIADLQFQPLKTLARAKVAPISGVLTFHPSLAAALDNLVETAPQALSRQG, from the coding sequence GTGCCCCACCGCGCGCATCTTTTTTCCCTCAAGTTGGCCTTTGCCCTTAGAGAAGCTCTGGCTGAAGGCTATGGCCCCGCCCGGCTGCTCAAAGACGTTTTGGCCGGCCTGACCGTCGGCATTATCGCCATTCCGCTGTCCATGGCCCTGGCCATCGCCAGTGGTGTACCGCCGCAATACGGCCTGTATACCGCCATCATTGCCGGCACCCTTATTGCGCTTAGCGGCGGCTCGCGGTTCTCCATCTCCGGCCCCACCGCCGCCTTTGTGGTGATCCTCTATCCCATCGCCCAGCAGTTTGGCCTGGGCGGTTTGCTACTGGCCTCCACCATGGCCGGGGTCATGCTGCTGCTGATGGCGCTGCTGCGCCTGGGGCGGCTGATTGAATACATTCCAGAAGCGGTTACCCTGGGCTTTACCGGCGGCATAGCGGTGGTGATCGCCACCTTGCAGCTCAAGGATTTTCTCGGCCTCACCCTTACCCAGATGCCGGAAGATTACCTGCACAAGGTGCTGGCCCTGATTGAGGCGCTGCCCACGGCCCATTGGCCGTCGCTGTTGGTGGCGGGGCTGACCCTGGCCATGCTGCTGATTTGGCCCAAGCTCAAAACCCCGGTGCCGCCGCACCTGCCGGCGGTGTTGCTGGGCACGGTGGTGGCCTACGCTCTTAACCTGATGGGGCTGGATGTGGCCACCATCGGCTCACGATTCAGCTACGTGCTGGCCGACGGCAGCCAGGGCGCCGGTATTCCGCCGCTGCTGCCGCATTTTTCCCTGCCCTGGTTACAAGCCGGCCCTGATGGCCAGCCCCTTGAGCTGAGCTGGGGGCTGTTCAAGGCGCTGCTGCCAGCGGCCTTTGCCATCGCCATGCTGGGGGCCATCGAGTCCCTGCTGTGCGCCGTGGTGCTGGACGGCATGACAGGCCGGCGCCACAGCGCCAACAGCGAGCTGCTGGGCCAGGGTATCGGCAATATCATCACCCCGTTTTTTGGCGGTATTACCGCCACCGCCGCTATTGCCCGCTCGACCGCCAACTTCCGGGCCGGGGCCAGCTCGCCCCTGGCTGCGGTGATCCATGCCTTGGTGGTGCTGCTGGGCCTAGTGCTGCTGGGCCCCTGGCTGGCTTACTTGCCGATGCCGGCCATGGCCGCCTTGCTGATGTTGGTGGCCTGGAACATGAGCGAGGCGCCCAAGTCGCTGAAAATGCTCAAATCTGCTCCCAAGGGTGATATCTGGGTGCTGGTCACCTGCTTTAGCCTGACGGTGCTGTTTGACATGGTGGTGGCCATTACCGCCGGCATCTTGCTGGCCTGCGTGCTGTTTATGAAAGATCTCGCCGCCATGACCCGGATCAGCGATATCTCAGGCAACCGCCGCCAGGTGCCCAATCCGCTGCCCCCCGGCTGGCATGTCTTTAAAATAAGCGGCCCGCTGTTTTTTGCTGCCGCTGACCGGATCTTCGGGGAATTGGCCGCCATGAGCCGCGATGCCAAGGGTCTGGTGCTTTACATGGACGGAGTGCCCCTGCTGGATGCCGGCGGCCTGGCTGCCCTCAACAAGCTGGTGGAGCGCTGCCAAAAAGAACAGACCCAGCTATTGATCGCCGACCTGCAGTTCCAGCCCCTTAAAACCCTGGCCCGGGCCAAGGTGGCACCGATTAGCGGGGTGTTGACCTTCCACCCCAGTCTGGCTGCCGCGCTGGATAACTTGGTCGAAACGGCCCCGCAGGCGCTATCTCGCCAGGGTTGA